The following proteins come from a genomic window of Campylobacter coli 76339:
- a CDS encoding Anaerobic C4-dicarboxylate transporter DcuC has product MLGLTFSLFSVFLLVFMLYKKINAHMALLLSGLLLLSLAAIFGLSPHIVAKGSLNLGFFDIFQVFNQTMSNTLAGLGLTLMAIAGFSAYMDHVGASYALFKVFEKPLKMVKSPYVLLLVAYFIVQFLVLFIPSHAGLGLLLMVTMYPILVRSGVSKLSALSVIGICQYIDHGPGSGNVIMASKVAEIDPAIYFVHYQLPTTLPIIVAVGIAIYFCNKFFDKKDNFVFNAQEVEKELSENKDKENELKKPPKIYAILPVIPLVLILGFSSVLDSILVLMGISSEEEVKAAASSAIKMNVPVAMVISTFVAIVFEMIRYKSVVETLNSIMIFFKGMGHLFVITVSLIVCGQVFASGLLSVGFVDTLIEFCKNAGFGVLAIIIAVSILLAVCAFLMGSGNAAFFSFAPLIPNIAKHFGIETITMIAPIQIMTGFGRCVSPIAPAILAISAIAKVSPFAVVKRTAIPMLVAAIVNIIMTYIYL; this is encoded by the coding sequence ATGTTAGGTTTAACTTTTTCTTTATTTAGTGTTTTTTTACTTGTATTTATGCTTTATAAAAAAATCAATGCTCACATGGCATTGCTTTTAAGTGGTTTACTTTTGCTTTCCCTAGCTGCTATTTTTGGACTTTCGCCACATATTGTCGCAAAAGGTTCTTTAAATTTAGGTTTTTTTGATATTTTTCAAGTTTTTAACCAAACCATGTCAAACACCTTAGCAGGTCTAGGACTGACACTGATGGCTATAGCAGGTTTTTCTGCTTATATGGATCATGTTGGTGCATCTTACGCACTCTTTAAAGTTTTTGAAAAACCTTTAAAAATGGTAAAATCCCCTTATGTTTTACTTTTAGTTGCATATTTTATCGTGCAATTTTTAGTTCTTTTTATCCCTTCTCATGCAGGCTTAGGACTTTTACTTATGGTTACTATGTATCCTATATTGGTTCGCTCTGGAGTTTCTAAACTTTCAGCTCTAAGCGTAATTGGTATTTGTCAATATATCGATCATGGTCCTGGAAGTGGCAATGTAATCATGGCTTCAAAAGTAGCTGAAATTGATCCTGCTATTTATTTTGTTCATTATCAACTCCCTACAACTCTACCTATCATTGTAGCTGTAGGTATTGCTATATATTTTTGCAATAAATTCTTTGATAAAAAAGATAATTTTGTTTTTAATGCTCAAGAAGTAGAAAAAGAACTCAGTGAAAATAAAGATAAAGAAAATGAACTTAAAAAACCTCCAAAAATTTATGCTATCTTGCCTGTTATACCTTTGGTATTAATACTTGGATTTAGTTCTGTACTTGATAGCATTTTAGTTTTAATGGGAATTAGTAGTGAAGAAGAAGTAAAAGCTGCAGCTAGTTCAGCTATCAAAATGAATGTTCCTGTGGCTATGGTGATTTCAACTTTTGTTGCGATTGTTTTTGAAATGATACGCTATAAAAGCGTAGTAGAAACACTCAATTCTATTATGATATTCTTTAAAGGAATGGGGCATTTATTTGTTATCACTGTTTCTTTGATAGTATGCGGTCAAGTATTTGCAAGCGGGCTTTTATCGGTTGGTTTTGTGGATACTTTAATAGAATTTTGTAAAAATGCAGGATTTGGAGTACTTGCTATCATCATCGCAGTTTCAATTTTGCTTGCAGTTTGTGCTTTCTTAATGGGTTCTGGAAATGCAGCATTTTTTAGCTTTGCCCCACTTATCCCAAATATAGCAAAACATTTTGGCATTGAAACTATTACCATGATAGCACCTATTCAAATCATGACAGGCTTTGGAAGATGCGTGAGCCCTATAGCACCTGCTATTTTAGCTATCTCAGCTATCGCAAAAGTAAGTCCTTTTGCCGTAGTTAAAAGAACAGCTATTCCTATGCTTGTAGCGGCTATTGTAAATATCATTATGACTTATATTTATCTTTAA
- a CDS encoding Endoribonuclease L-PSP, protein MSNYPKAIGPYSAYREANGLLFISGQLPINPASGEIESSDIKEQTAQSLKNIGAILEENGISYDQVIKTTCLLADISDFAAFNEVYAQFFKSPYPARSAFAVKDIPKGAKIEIEVIAKKG, encoded by the coding sequence ATGTCAAATTATCCAAAGGCTATAGGCCCTTATTCGGCTTACAGAGAAGCAAACGGTTTGCTTTTTATCTCGGGACAACTTCCTATCAATCCAGCATCAGGAGAAATAGAAAGTTCTGATATCAAAGAACAAACTGCACAATCTCTAAAAAATATAGGAGCTATATTAGAGGAGAATGGAATTTCTTATGATCAAGTCATCAAGACAACTTGCCTTTTAGCAGATATTTCAGATTTTGCTGCCTTTAATGAAGTATATGCGCAATTTTTCAAATCTCCATACCCTGCAAGAAGTGCATTTGCGGTAAAAGATATACCTAAAGGTGCTAAAATAGAAATAGAAGTTATCGCTAAAAAAGGATAA
- a CDS encoding YheO-like PAS domain, with amino-acid sequence MDEKQIEQFVKLTNFLGQVLGKQYEVVFHVLSKEGAYIAAIANSHISGRTLESPLSAFASELVQNKAYLKEDFLCDYKALIGKSKLVRGSTFFIKNSDELVGILCINHDTSIMRDLVCKIIDIEKLDDMGEFLNQNKENNTSVDSLGNIETLSHSIEEILAQSIDMNYLNSDYQLSIAQKEEITKTLYQKGIFNIKGSVPIVARLLKISEPSVYRYLKNFKS; translated from the coding sequence ATGGATGAGAAGCAAATTGAGCAATTTGTAAAGCTTACGAATTTTTTAGGGCAAGTTTTGGGCAAGCAGTATGAAGTGGTTTTTCATGTACTTTCTAAAGAGGGTGCTTATATAGCAGCTATCGCAAATAGTCATATTAGCGGCAGGACTCTTGAGTCTCCTTTGAGTGCTTTTGCAAGCGAGCTTGTGCAAAATAAAGCTTATTTAAAAGAAGATTTTTTGTGTGATTATAAGGCTTTGATTGGAAAATCAAAACTTGTTAGAGGTTCGACATTTTTTATAAAAAATTCTGATGAATTGGTGGGAATTTTATGTATCAATCATGATACTAGCATAATGAGAGATTTGGTTTGTAAGATTATAGATATAGAAAAATTAGATGATATGGGTGAATTCTTAAATCAAAATAAAGAAAATAATACCAGTGTAGACAGTTTAGGAAATATAGAAACCCTAAGTCATTCTATAGAAGAAATTTTAGCTCAAAGTATTGATATGAATTATTTAAATTCAGACTATCAACTCAGTATAGCGCAAAAAGAAGAGATTACAAAAACTTTATATCAAAAGGGTATTTTTAATATCAAAGGTTCTGTGCCTATAGTGGCTAGACTCTTAAAAATTTCAGAGCCTAGTGTTTATAGGTATTTAAAAAATTTTAAATCATAG
- a CDS encoding Ankyrin-repeat containing protein, translated as MITLSLEEEKRFAELCKMAFNFARNNEYENLKIMIEAGLNVNLKTHKGDTLLMLAAYNNSYECAKMLLEKGALVDEKNDRGQTPLAGVCFKGYSSMCELLVKHGANIDENNGLGMTPYSFAIMFGRKDVAEFLLKSY; from the coding sequence ATGATAACACTTAGCCTAGAAGAAGAAAAAAGATTTGCCGAACTTTGCAAAATGGCTTTTAATTTTGCTAGAAATAACGAATATGAAAATCTTAAAATCATGATAGAAGCAGGACTGAATGTAAATTTAAAAACACATAAAGGAGATACCTTGCTTATGCTTGCAGCTTATAATAATTCTTATGAGTGTGCAAAAATGCTTTTAGAAAAGGGTGCGCTTGTTGATGAAAAAAATGATCGTGGACAAACACCTTTGGCAGGGGTTTGCTTTAAGGGATATTCGTCCATGTGTGAGCTTTTGGTAAAACACGGAGCAAATATAGATGAAAATAACGGCCTAGGTATGACGCCTTATAGTTTTGCTATCATGTTTGGCCGTAAAGATGTGGCTGAATTTTTACTCAAAAGCTACTAA
- a CDS encoding Catalase, whose product MKKLTNDFGNIIADNQNSLSAGAKGPLLMQDYLLLEKLAHQNRERIPERTVHAKGSAAYGEIKITADLSAYTKAKIFQKGEVTPLFLRFSTVAGEAGAADAERDVRGFAIKFYTKEGNWDLVGNNTPTFFIRDAYKFPDFIHTQKRDPRTHLRSNNAAWDFWSLCPESLHQVTILMSDRGIPASYRHMHGFGSHTYSFINDKNERFWVKFHFKTLQGIKNLSNKEAAELIAKDRESHQRDLYNAIENKDFPKWKVQVQILAEKDADKLGFNPFDLTKIWPHSVVPLMDIGEMILNQNPQNYFNEVEQAAFSPSNIVPGIGFSPDKMLQARIFSYPDAQRYRIGTNYHLLPVNRARSEVNTYNVAGAMNFDSYKNGAAYYEPNSYEESPKEDKSYLEPDLVLEGNAQRYAPLDNDFYTQPRALFNIMNQNQKEQLFENIAASMEGVEEKIIARALGHFEKISPDYAQGIKKALGK is encoded by the coding sequence ATGAAAAAATTAACTAACGACTTCGGAAACATTATAGCCGATAATCAAAACTCTTTAAGTGCGGGTGCAAAAGGCCCTTTGCTTATGCAAGATTATCTTTTACTTGAAAAACTTGCCCATCAAAACAGAGAAAGAATTCCAGAAAGAACAGTACATGCAAAAGGAAGTGCAGCTTATGGCGAAATAAAAATTACAGCAGACTTAAGTGCTTATACTAAAGCTAAAATTTTTCAAAAAGGCGAAGTTACTCCATTATTTTTACGCTTTTCAACAGTAGCAGGTGAAGCAGGTGCAGCAGATGCTGAACGCGATGTTAGAGGTTTTGCTATTAAATTTTACACCAAAGAAGGAAACTGGGACTTGGTAGGAAATAACACTCCGACATTCTTCATCCGTGATGCTTATAAATTCCCTGATTTTATCCACACTCAAAAAAGAGATCCAAGAACACATTTAAGAAGCAATAATGCTGCTTGGGATTTTTGGAGTTTGTGTCCTGAAAGCTTACACCAAGTAACCATTCTTATGAGCGATAGAGGAATTCCGGCAAGTTATCGCCATATGCACGGTTTTGGAAGCCATACTTACAGCTTTATCAATGATAAAAATGAAAGATTTTGGGTAAAATTCCATTTTAAAACCCTACAAGGTATTAAAAATCTTAGTAATAAAGAAGCAGCTGAACTTATCGCTAAAGATAGAGAAAGTCACCAAAGAGATCTTTACAATGCTATAGAAAACAAAGATTTCCCAAAATGGAAAGTTCAAGTTCAAATTCTTGCCGAAAAAGATGCTGATAAACTAGGTTTTAATCCTTTTGATTTAACTAAAATTTGGCCACATAGCGTAGTACCTTTAATGGATATAGGCGAAATGATCTTAAATCAAAATCCACAAAATTATTTTAATGAAGTTGAACAAGCAGCTTTTAGCCCGAGCAATATAGTGCCTGGTATAGGTTTTAGTCCTGATAAAATGCTACAAGCTAGAATTTTCTCATATCCTGATGCACAAAGATACAGAATAGGAACTAATTATCACCTTTTACCTGTAAATCGTGCTAGAAGTGAAGTAAACACTTACAATGTTGCGGGTGCTATGAATTTTGATAGCTATAAAAATGGCGCTGCGTATTATGAGCCAAACAGCTATGAAGAAAGTCCAAAAGAAGATAAAAGCTATCTTGAGCCTGATTTAGTGCTAGAAGGTAACGCACAAAGATACGCTCCTTTAGATAATGATTTTTACACTCAACCAAGAGCATTGTTTAACATCATGAATCAAAACCAAAAAGAACAACTTTTTGAAAATATAGCAGCTTCTATGGAAGGCGTAGAAGAAAAAATCATTGCTAGAGCTTTGGGACATTTTGAAAAAATTTCACCTGATTATGCACAAGGTATTAAAAAAGCTTTAGGAAAATAA
- a CDS encoding Flavodoxin 1, translated as MSVAVIYGSAMGNTEGAANTIASKLGISDVLNIADIDAAKINSYDKLICGTSTWGSGDLQDDWDGFDFSGLSLGGKTVAVFGMGDSESYSDTFCGGMGKLAENLKNAGANLVGEVSTDGYTFESSDAVVDGKFVGLALDNDNQEDQTEARIDAWVEQIKAHFA; from the coding sequence ATGTCAGTAGCAGTAATTTATGGAAGTGCTATGGGAAATACAGAAGGAGCAGCAAATACAATTGCTTCAAAATTAGGAATTAGTGATGTTTTAAATATTGCAGATATTGATGCAGCTAAAATTAATTCTTACGATAAATTAATTTGTGGAACTTCTACTTGGGGAAGCGGCGATTTACAAGATGATTGGGATGGTTTTGATTTTTCAGGTCTTAGCCTTGGTGGAAAAACTGTAGCTGTATTTGGAATGGGTGATAGCGAAAGCTATTCAGATACTTTCTGCGGCGGCATGGGAAAACTTGCAGAAAATTTAAAAAATGCAGGTGCAAATTTAGTAGGTGAAGTTTCAACTGATGGTTATACATTTGAATCAAGCGATGCAGTTGTTGATGGAAAATTTGTAGGTCTTGCGCTTGATAATGACAATCAAGAAGATCAAACTGAAGCAAGAATTGACGCTTGGGTAGAGCAAATCAAAGCTCATTTTGCTTAA
- a CDS encoding Iron-sulfur cluster-binding protein: MKDFVFIQNENLIPLPDEINIWEKCKDEEVLISNEKAQKAQIYAPEINFYLKNSQDGILERSKNVLKLYEARANVYDLGLDLEQNKEVKNRIILVDSDDAMADFLKKQNFKIISLKNEEILAVFGSIGELCAVILNQGEEVEIDFDILLFNTNSNEIRKDFTRQSGCYNISNFKDQESLLEFLQDKSPKYTYKTYITYDSSVCQYHERRSEHCAKCAEICPTVAILKDDESKHLEFSQVDCLGCGGCISVCPSGSLDYAPMPRESFFELCEFYKEKKILIIPKKMSLENLNIKLPKDVLPFMIEGEKWLSSMHFLTLLQSSGANLVFYTDFISRGSAEAIDLLNTFFERKFQKEAIFTAKDEKELQNALEKQEFIENLSFDFHNNTLTTRENFAKRIQNLIQNDDFGVKESGEWLRYGKIEINANTCTLCLSCVGACNVGALIADTKENALKFNASLCTTCGYCEVSCAEKDTLKLTRSGMEFNPSYFKYQTMAKDELFACIECGKEFATKKAVEKIANLMKPKFGNDENKIKTLYCCADCKAKLMILAMQKR, translated from the coding sequence ATGAAAGACTTTGTTTTCATACAAAATGAAAATCTTATTCCCTTGCCTGATGAGATAAATATTTGGGAAAAATGCAAGGATGAAGAAGTTTTAATTTCTAATGAAAAAGCACAAAAAGCACAAATTTATGCTCCAGAAATTAATTTTTATCTTAAAAATTCACAAGATGGAATTTTAGAAAGAAGCAAAAACGTATTAAAGCTTTATGAAGCTAGAGCAAATGTCTATGATTTAGGACTTGATTTAGAACAAAATAAAGAAGTAAAAAACCGCATTATTTTGGTAGATTCCGATGATGCTATGGCTGATTTTTTAAAAAAACAAAATTTTAAAATCATAAGCTTAAAAAATGAAGAAATTCTAGCAGTATTTGGCAGTATAGGCGAACTTTGTGCTGTGATTTTAAATCAAGGAGAAGAAGTAGAAATTGATTTTGATATTTTACTTTTTAATACAAATTCTAACGAAATTCGCAAGGATTTTACAAGACAAAGTGGTTGTTATAATATTAGCAATTTTAAAGATCAAGAAAGTTTGCTTGAATTTTTACAAGATAAAAGTCCAAAATACACATATAAAACCTATATCACCTATGATTCTAGTGTGTGTCAATACCACGAAAGACGCAGTGAGCATTGCGCAAAATGTGCTGAAATTTGTCCTACGGTAGCTATTTTAAAAGATGATGAAAGCAAGCATTTAGAATTTTCTCAAGTAGATTGTCTAGGTTGTGGAGGCTGTATCAGCGTATGTCCTAGTGGTTCGCTTGATTATGCACCCATGCCTAGGGAAAGTTTTTTTGAACTTTGTGAATTTTATAAAGAAAAAAAGATTTTAATCATACCTAAAAAAATGTCTTTAGAAAATTTAAACATAAAACTACCCAAAGATGTTCTACCTTTTATGATAGAGGGTGAAAAATGGCTTTCTTCCATGCATTTTCTAACTCTTTTGCAAAGTAGTGGTGCAAATTTGGTTTTTTATACGGATTTTATTTCGCGAGGAAGTGCTGAAGCGATAGATCTTTTAAACACTTTTTTTGAAAGAAAATTTCAAAAAGAAGCTATTTTTACAGCCAAAGATGAAAAAGAATTGCAAAACGCTTTAGAAAAGCAAGAATTTATAGAAAATTTAAGTTTTGATTTTCACAATAACACTCTTACTACCAGAGAAAATTTTGCCAAAAGAATACAAAATTTGATCCAAAATGATGATTTTGGCGTAAAAGAAAGTGGCGAATGGTTAAGATATGGAAAAATAGAAATCAATGCAAACACCTGTACTCTCTGTCTTTCTTGTGTAGGAGCCTGTAATGTAGGAGCTTTGATTGCCGATACTAAAGAAAATGCACTCAAATTTAATGCTTCATTATGCACCACCTGTGGATACTGCGAAGTAAGTTGTGCCGAAAAAGATACTCTAAAACTTACGCGTAGTGGAATGGAATTTAATCCAAGTTATTTTAAATACCAAACCATGGCAAAAGATGAACTTTTTGCTTGTATAGAATGTGGAAAAGAATTTGCTACCAAAAAAGCGGTAGAAAAAATTGCAAATTTAATGAAACCTAAATTTGGCAATGATGAAAATAAAATAAAAACTCTTTATTGCTGTGCAGATTGTAAAGCAAAATTAATGATACTGGCTATGCAAAAAAGATAG
- a CDS encoding L-seryl-tRNA(Sec) selenium transferase, producing the protein MNKFRTFPQIGSLIDDESLKEYPFYLRSHFCKSVVAKLKANISEDSWDKNTILEKIQQEIQKHLLKDLQSVINATGVVIHTNLGRSVIDESIFEKSKDVLCNYANIEFDLENGKRGSRYALVLEKLKMLFECEDALVVNNNAAAVFLVLHSLCFDKELITSRGELVEIGGSFRVSEVIKAAGVKLCEVGTSNKTHLKDYEKAINENTKMLLKTHKSNFALIGFYSEVGIKDLGNLAKEKGLLSYYDLGSGWCENLNPKLIKNEPKIKDLIKHCDILSFSGDKLFGSVQAGIILGKKELIDKIKENQLLRMLRVDKITLAFLNESLKAYLEKDYEKITSLKLLNDEITHIKEKALRVQNEIQIKSELKMSKSLVGGGSMPDKTLETYILAFNGNALKLQEKFREKNIIGRIENEAFVLDFRTIREKDLSKLIQIINTMENL; encoded by the coding sequence ATGAACAAATTTAGAACTTTTCCACAAATTGGAAGCTTGATTGATGATGAGAGTTTAAAAGAATATCCTTTTTATTTAAGATCTCATTTTTGCAAAAGTGTTGTCGCTAAACTCAAGGCGAATATAAGCGAAGATTCATGGGATAAAAATACTATTTTAGAAAAAATACAGCAAGAAATTCAAAAACATTTACTCAAAGATTTACAAAGTGTCATTAATGCTACAGGTGTGGTTATTCATACAAATTTAGGGCGCAGTGTTATTGATGAGAGTATTTTTGAAAAATCCAAAGATGTGCTTTGTAATTATGCTAATATTGAATTTGATTTAGAAAACGGTAAAAGAGGGAGTCGCTATGCTTTAGTGCTTGAAAAGCTTAAAATGCTTTTTGAATGTGAAGATGCTTTGGTTGTAAATAATAACGCCGCCGCAGTTTTTTTGGTGCTTCATTCTCTTTGTTTTGATAAAGAACTCATTACTTCAAGGGGTGAGCTTGTCGAAATTGGCGGAAGTTTTCGTGTGAGCGAAGTGATTAAAGCTGCAGGGGTAAAGCTTTGCGAAGTAGGCACGAGCAATAAAACACATTTAAAGGATTATGAAAAAGCTATAAACGAAAATACTAAAATGCTTTTAAAAACCCATAAATCTAATTTTGCTTTGATTGGTTTTTATAGCGAGGTTGGTATTAAAGATTTGGGAAATTTGGCAAAAGAGAAAGGACTTTTGAGTTATTATGATTTAGGTTCGGGTTGGTGTGAGAATTTAAATCCAAAACTGATAAAAAACGAGCCTAAAATCAAAGATTTGATAAAGCATTGTGATATCTTGAGCTTTAGCGGGGATAAGCTTTTTGGCAGTGTGCAAGCTGGAATTATACTTGGTAAAAAAGAATTGATTGATAAAATTAAAGAAAATCAATTGCTAAGAATGTTAAGAGTGGATAAAATCACACTTGCTTTTTTAAATGAAAGTCTTAAGGCTTATCTTGAAAAAGACTACGAAAAAATCACAAGTTTAAAGCTTTTAAATGATGAAATTACTCATATTAAAGAAAAAGCTTTAAGGGTGCAAAATGAAATTCAGATTAAAAGTGAATTGAAAATGAGTAAAAGTTTGGTAGGGGGTGGTTCTATGCCTGATAAAACTTTAGAAACTTATATTTTAGCTTTTAATGGCAATGCTTTAAAATTGCAAGAAAAATTTAGAGAAAAAAATATCATAGGTCGTATAGAAAATGAAGCTTTTGTGCTAGATTTTAGGACAATTAGAGAAAAAGATTTATCAAAATTAATTCAAATTATCAATACTATGGAAAATTTATGA
- a CDS encoding Selenocysteine-specific translation elongation factor produces the protein MNSLLIGTAGHIDHGKTSLIKAINGFEGDSLKEEKERQITINLSFSNLNYKQKHLSFIDVPGHKDLVKTMISGAFGFSACLFVVDINEGLKEQSIEHLEVLELLGVKDIILVLSKCDLCENPKEQEQKILNSLEFTPMKVFHTSIKDQESIERLKNYLLNLECKNANENLVFRYYIDRVFSLKGIGTIVTGSLNEGKISLNEKIICLDNQKELVVKNIQNHESNFDEISAFNRVALSLNCDYKELKKGYVLSKKGFFKGFKECDVLIKAKRLKNEKMLFCVGAKSIECKISILKELENNEFFAHLEFEKNLFLCFNEKFILLQNNRVVGGGEVLNPVSEPLKKEQKNKFLMLLKNKELKKVFEFLKNTHKYGFGLLSSYQRFKLSHEEALNLAKELSGVFIDEKNLNIYNLLALDELKKFISFILEKNPYAMLSATSLALRLPWASAEFCEFGLQNLSNLLEFEKGVYFKKGIDYEKLRERNNDELYNILKKQGIKPQAPYNLYEFLELDRKSGDEILKKLTKQNRVIRLSHNLFVEKNALDKLMQECLEILKSQSLDIQSMKERFNLSRKYAIAYLEYLDKDERVQKKDEKRFLKTNI, from the coding sequence ATGAATTCACTACTAATCGGTACTGCAGGGCATATTGATCATGGAAAAACTTCTTTGATTAAGGCTATAAATGGTTTTGAAGGGGATAGTTTAAAAGAGGAAAAAGAAAGACAAATCACGATTAATTTAAGTTTTTCTAATTTAAATTATAAGCAAAAACACCTTTCTTTTATCGATGTGCCAGGCCATAAAGACTTGGTTAAAACGATGATAAGCGGAGCTTTTGGTTTTAGTGCTTGTTTGTTTGTAGTCGATATTAATGAGGGTTTAAAAGAACAAAGCATAGAGCATTTAGAAGTACTTGAACTTTTAGGTGTGAAAGATATTATCTTAGTGCTTAGTAAATGCGATTTATGTGAAAATCCCAAAGAGCAAGAGCAAAAAATTCTAAACTCACTTGAGTTTACACCTATGAAAGTGTTTCATACTTCGATAAAAGATCAAGAAAGCATTGAGCGCTTAAAAAATTATCTTTTAAATTTAGAGTGTAAGAATGCTAATGAAAATCTTGTTTTCCGTTATTATATCGATAGGGTTTTTTCTTTAAAAGGTATAGGAACTATAGTTACTGGAAGCCTCAATGAAGGTAAAATTTCTCTCAATGAAAAAATCATTTGTCTTGACAATCAAAAAGAACTTGTAGTTAAAAATATACAAAATCATGAAAGTAATTTTGATGAAATTTCAGCTTTTAACCGTGTGGCTTTGAGCTTAAATTGTGATTATAAAGAATTAAAAAAAGGTTATGTTTTAAGTAAAAAAGGTTTTTTTAAGGGCTTTAAAGAATGTGATGTTTTGATTAAAGCTAAAAGATTAAAAAATGAAAAAATGCTTTTTTGCGTGGGTGCAAAAAGCATAGAGTGCAAGATAAGCATTTTAAAAGAGTTGGAAAACAATGAATTTTTTGCTCATCTTGAATTCGAAAAAAATCTTTTTTTATGTTTTAATGAAAAATTTATTTTATTGCAAAATAATCGTGTTGTGGGCGGAGGAGAGGTTTTAAATCCTGTGAGTGAGCCTTTGAAAAAGGAACAAAAAAATAAATTTTTAATGCTTTTGAAAAATAAAGAATTAAAAAAAGTTTTTGAATTTCTAAAAAATACACATAAATATGGCTTTGGCTTGCTTTCAAGTTATCAAAGATTTAAGTTAAGTCACGAAGAAGCTTTAAATTTAGCTAAAGAGCTAAGTGGAGTTTTTATAGATGAAAAAAATCTTAATATTTATAATCTCTTAGCCTTAGATGAGCTTAAAAAATTCATTTCTTTTATACTTGAAAAAAATCCTTATGCCATGCTTTCAGCAACTTCTTTAGCTCTAAGACTTCCTTGGGCCAGTGCGGAATTTTGTGAATTTGGACTTCAAAATCTATCAAATTTACTTGAATTTGAAAAGGGAGTGTATTTTAAAAAAGGAATTGATTATGAAAAGCTTAGAGAAAGAAACAATGATGAGCTATACAATATACTTAAAAAACAAGGCATAAAACCTCAAGCCCCTTATAATTTATATGAATTTTTAGAACTAGACAGAAAAAGTGGAGATGAAATTTTAAAAAAACTTACCAAGCAAAATCGCGTTATAAGACTTTCTCACAATCTTTTTGTAGAAAAAAATGCCTTAGACAAACTTATGCAAGAATGCCTAGAAATTTTAAAGAGTCAAAGCCTTGATATACAAAGCATGAAAGAGCGTTTTAATCTTTCAAGAAAATATGCCATAGCTTATTTAGAATATCTTGATAAAGATGAGAGGGTGCAAAAAAAGGACGAAAAAAGATTTTTAAAAACAAATATTTAG
- a CDS encoding Putative periplasmic protein, translated as MSLFAASNSEISDFYSKSIKAQFPNATVSVGNRQKVGNTGFESVIVTITLEGQKQEQILFTKDNLIVPDIIDLKTKTSYAQEYEMKKFQEARANFTKNVKPVVQKETMLIALGDKNKPAIYVFSDPECPYCRDHLAQIKDELKNYQVNYILTPVHGKSAFEKSALIYKESKKAKSDDEKIAILNKYYDANIKSYPKVSDNELKEVFSLYEKYRSLGLSATPTIIK; from the coding sequence ATGTCTTTATTTGCTGCTAGTAATTCTGAAATCAGTGATTTTTATTCTAAAAGTATTAAGGCGCAATTTCCAAATGCAACAGTGAGCGTAGGTAATCGCCAAAAGGTTGGAAATACAGGCTTCGAAAGCGTGATTGTTACGATAACGCTTGAAGGACAAAAGCAAGAGCAAATTCTTTTTACAAAAGACAATCTTATCGTTCCTGATATTATTGATTTAAAAACTAAAACTTCTTATGCTCAAGAATATGAAATGAAAAAATTCCAAGAGGCTAGGGCAAATTTCACTAAAAATGTTAAACCCGTAGTTCAAAAAGAAACAATGCTTATAGCTTTAGGCGATAAAAATAAACCTGCTATTTATGTATTTTCAGATCCAGAATGTCCTTATTGTAGAGATCATTTGGCACAGATTAAAGATGAACTTAAAAATTATCAAGTCAATTATATCTTAACCCCAGTGCATGGTAAATCAGCTTTTGAAAAATCAGCATTGATTTATAAAGAGAGCAAAAAAGCTAAGAGTGATGATGAGAAAATAGCTATTTTAAATAAATATTATGACGCAAATATCAAATCTTATCCAAAGGTGAGCGATAACGAGTTAAAAGAAGTATTTTCTCTTTATGAAAAATATCGTTCTTTAGGCCTTAGTGCTACTCCAACCATCATCAAATAA